A window of Rhizobium sp. BT04 contains these coding sequences:
- a CDS encoding SMP-30/gluconolactonase/LRE family protein: MFGEIEGTGFEVLDPRFENCFVGHARVERLWTGGRWLEGPAWFAAGRYLVFSDIPNNRMMRYDDTSGQTSVFRSPSNNSNGNTVDDQGRLITCEHLTRRVTRTDFDGGITVLADRIAGKRLNSPNDVTVKSDGTIWFTDPSYGILHDYEGDYGEEEIGGCHVYRHDPATGATEQMTSDFIKPNGLAFSPDETVLYIADTGASHLPGGPRHIRKLAVSGDGKLTDLGVFAECTSGFFDGFRVDRKGRIWASAGDGVHAYDPDGTLLGKIHIPEIVSNVAFAGEKLNRLFITATTSLYAVYLTANGSRPG, translated from the coding sequence ATGTTCGGAGAAATCGAGGGTACGGGGTTTGAGGTTCTCGACCCGCGCTTTGAAAACTGCTTCGTCGGCCATGCCCGCGTCGAGCGGCTTTGGACGGGCGGCCGCTGGCTGGAGGGACCGGCCTGGTTTGCCGCCGGGCGGTATCTGGTCTTCTCGGATATTCCCAACAATCGCATGATGCGCTACGACGATACCAGCGGGCAGACCTCGGTGTTCCGCTCGCCCAGCAACAACTCGAACGGCAATACGGTCGACGATCAGGGACGGTTGATCACCTGCGAGCATCTGACGCGCCGGGTCACACGGACGGATTTCGACGGTGGGATTACCGTGCTGGCCGATCGCATTGCCGGCAAACGGCTCAATTCTCCGAACGACGTTACCGTCAAATCCGACGGGACGATCTGGTTCACCGACCCGAGCTACGGCATTCTCCACGATTATGAGGGCGATTACGGCGAAGAGGAAATCGGCGGATGCCATGTCTACCGGCATGATCCGGCAACAGGCGCGACCGAGCAGATGACCTCCGATTTCATCAAGCCGAACGGGCTGGCTTTCTCACCTGATGAGACCGTTCTCTACATTGCCGACACCGGGGCCTCGCACCTGCCGGGCGGTCCGCGGCATATAAGAAAGCTCGCAGTATCAGGCGATGGAAAGCTGACCGATCTCGGTGTTTTCGCCGAATGCACCTCAGGCTTTTTCGACGGCTTTCGCGTCGACCGGAAGGGAAGAATATGGGCGAGCGCCGGTGATGGCGTGCACGCCTATGACCCGGATGGCACCCTGCTCGGCAAGATCCATATTCCCGAGATCGTCTCCAATGTCGCCTTCGCAGGCGAGAAACTGAACCGCCTCTTCATCACCGCGACCACGTCTCTTTATGCTGTTTATCTCACGGCCAACGGATCGAGACCCGGGTAA
- a CDS encoding VWA domain-containing protein has translation MTVDKELEKLSRLTPPAADPEARARALAAAMQAFDTAENNAPAPQGNAKGWRQSSIINWIWSPAMNKKFLAGSALATLLVIPVAGYLTFELSRGGLPIVDQEKLADNVSQNSAPKPAEPATVAPQLSEAPAEENRPAQSSATDSAQVLQDKEQQTAAKPVAPQTSEFDAGEIATLTNKSEGSAAALGAAKRAAPAAPGIASQQQFAEPMAVAPSPVPPGEGRVQIQVEADRERFANAAANPIKSVATDPVSTFSADVDSASYSFVRRSLTGGALPDPQSVRVEEMINYFPYDWPGPDKADQPFKATVTVMPTPWNHDTELLHVAIKGYDIAPATVPHANLVFLIDVSGSMDEPDKLPLLKSAFRLLVNRLKPDDTVSIVTYAGNAGTVLEPTRVAEKSKILSAIDKLEPGGSTGGAEGIAAAYDLAKQAFVKDGVNRVMLATDGDFNVGPSSDEDLKRIIEEKRKDGIFLTVLGFGRGNLNDSLMQALAQNGNGSAAYIDTLAEAQKTLVEEAGSTLFPIAKDVKFQVEFNPERIAEYRLIGYETRALNREDFNNDRVDAGDIGSGHSVTAIYEITPKGSPAVMNDDLRYGTADKAPAATSDKAHGGELAFVKMRYKRPGEDKSALITTPVGNSNTVATIDAAPQDVRFSVAVAAFGQKLSRIAAVDAYSYQAVADLAAASRGTDTFGYRSDFLGLIRLADGLSQR, from the coding sequence ATGACCGTGGACAAGGAACTGGAAAAGCTCTCCCGCCTGACACCGCCGGCAGCCGATCCGGAGGCGCGCGCGCGTGCGCTTGCCGCGGCGATGCAGGCCTTCGACACCGCGGAAAATAATGCGCCGGCGCCCCAAGGAAATGCGAAGGGCTGGCGTCAAAGCTCCATCATCAACTGGATATGGAGCCCTGCCATGAACAAGAAATTCCTCGCCGGTTCAGCCCTTGCGACGCTGCTCGTCATTCCCGTCGCCGGGTATCTCACCTTCGAGCTGAGCCGCGGCGGATTGCCGATCGTCGACCAGGAAAAGCTCGCTGACAATGTTTCGCAAAATAGTGCGCCGAAGCCGGCTGAGCCCGCCACGGTCGCACCTCAACTTTCTGAGGCGCCGGCCGAAGAGAATCGGCCGGCTCAATCATCGGCGACCGATAGTGCCCAAGTCCTCCAGGACAAGGAGCAGCAGACTGCCGCGAAACCCGTTGCGCCGCAGACGTCTGAATTCGATGCCGGCGAGATCGCTACTCTGACGAACAAGTCCGAGGGCTCCGCTGCGGCACTCGGCGCGGCCAAGCGCGCCGCGCCGGCCGCTCCCGGCATTGCCTCCCAGCAACAGTTCGCCGAACCGATGGCGGTCGCCCCCTCGCCTGTTCCACCTGGGGAAGGGCGTGTACAGATTCAAGTCGAAGCTGATCGCGAACGCTTTGCCAATGCCGCGGCAAATCCGATCAAGAGCGTGGCGACCGATCCGGTCTCGACCTTCTCCGCCGATGTCGACAGCGCCTCCTATTCCTTCGTTCGCAGGTCGCTGACGGGCGGCGCGCTGCCCGATCCGCAATCGGTTCGCGTCGAGGAGATGATCAATTATTTCCCCTATGACTGGCCGGGTCCTGACAAAGCCGACCAGCCCTTCAAGGCGACGGTGACTGTGATGCCGACCCCGTGGAATCACGATACGGAATTGCTGCATGTGGCGATCAAGGGCTATGACATCGCGCCGGCGACCGTGCCGCACGCCAATCTGGTCTTCCTGATCGACGTCTCGGGGTCGATGGACGAGCCGGACAAGCTGCCGCTTTTGAAGAGCGCCTTCCGGCTGCTGGTCAACAGGCTGAAACCCGACGATACCGTCTCGATTGTCACCTATGCCGGCAATGCCGGCACGGTGCTTGAGCCGACGCGGGTGGCGGAGAAATCGAAGATCCTCTCGGCAATCGACAAGTTGGAGCCGGGCGGCTCGACCGGCGGCGCCGAAGGCATCGCGGCGGCCTACGATCTTGCCAAACAGGCCTTCGTCAAGGACGGTGTTAACCGGGTGATGCTGGCGACCGACGGCGACTTCAATGTCGGTCCGTCGAGCGACGAGGATCTGAAGCGCATCATCGAAGAGAAGCGCAAGGACGGCATCTTCCTCACTGTTCTCGGCTTCGGGCGGGGCAATCTCAACGATTCCCTGATGCAGGCGCTGGCCCAGAACGGCAATGGCAGTGCGGCCTATATCGACACTCTGGCGGAGGCGCAGAAGACACTGGTCGAAGAAGCCGGCTCGACGCTGTTTCCGATCGCCAAGGACGTCAAGTTCCAGGTCGAATTCAACCCGGAACGGATCGCCGAATACCGCCTGATCGGCTACGAGACGCGGGCCCTCAACCGCGAGGATTTCAACAATGACCGCGTCGACGCCGGCGATATCGGTTCCGGCCACAGCGTCACGGCAATCTACGAGATCACGCCGAAGGGAAGTCCCGCGGTGATGAATGACGACCTGCGTTACGGCACGGCCGACAAGGCGCCCGCCGCGACATCGGATAAGGCGCATGGAGGCGAGCTTGCCTTCGTCAAGATGCGCTACAAGCGGCCGGGCGAAGACAAGAGCGCCCTCATCACCACGCCGGTCGGCAACAGCAACACGGTCGCCACCATCGATGCCGCGCCCCAGGATGTGCGCTTCTCGGTGGCGGTCGCCGCCTTCGGCCAGAAACTGAGCCGCATCGCCGCCGTCGATGCCTATTCCTATCAGGCGGTTGCTGATCTCGCCGCGGCATCGCGGGGAACGGACACCTTCGGCTACCGATCGGATTTCCTCGGCCTCATCAGGCTGGCCGACGGCCTCAGCCAACGGTGA
- a CDS encoding RNA polymerase sigma factor, translated as MDAELIERAQGGDREAFGQLVSRHYDFVHATAWRWSGSSTDADDIAQEVCVKLGAAIRSFRGASRFRTWLYTLTLNAARDHRRKLAREEHAFRAYAAEPQPDAPDGNDDELSSELWAAVRALPERQCDAVLLVYGEGLSHSAAADVMGCSEATVSWQVHEARKRLKTVLGKEEV; from the coding sequence TTGGATGCGGAGCTCATAGAACGAGCGCAGGGCGGCGACCGGGAGGCCTTCGGGCAACTGGTCTCGCGCCATTATGACTTCGTCCACGCGACGGCGTGGCGCTGGTCGGGCAGTTCCACGGATGCCGACGACATCGCCCAGGAGGTCTGCGTCAAGCTCGGCGCCGCCATCCGCAGCTTTCGTGGCGCCAGCCGCTTCAGGACCTGGCTCTATACGCTGACGCTTAACGCTGCCCGCGACCATAGGCGTAAGCTTGCCCGGGAAGAGCATGCATTTCGCGCTTACGCCGCTGAACCGCAGCCGGATGCACCTGATGGAAATGACGACGAACTGTCGAGCGAATTATGGGCCGCCGTGCGCGCTTTGCCGGAACGGCAATGCGACGCCGTGCTGCTGGTTTACGGCGAAGGCCTCAGCCATTCCGCGGCCGCCGATGTCATGGGCTGCTCGGAGGCGACCGTGTCCTGGCAGGTTCATGAGGCGCGCAAGAGGCTGAAAACAGTGCTCGGCAAGGAAGAGGTATGA
- a CDS encoding alpha/beta hydrolase: MSAPTAMPTEKGILQFLEICDSFYPADAVEASVEQQRHWYDALCARFDRPLPPDMIFADGMVQRIPIRRYRPRKIHTRTVLLYLHGGGFVVGSLESHHAICAEIADFVGAELVSVDYRLAPEYRWPAQTDDGFAVLKHLLSANNKVVLIGDSAGGNLAAGLALRARDEDLSGIVGQVLIYPALGGDLDAGSYVEMAKAPGLTTADVAYYREILQAPASNEIAEPLRASSVAGLPPAFITVAHFDPLRDDGRHYATRLAAAGVEVWFREEPQMVHAWLRARHMSEGAGDGFRAVCEAVRHFAVP; this comes from the coding sequence ATGTCCGCTCCCACGGCTATGCCCACCGAAAAGGGCATCCTGCAATTTCTCGAGATCTGCGATAGCTTCTATCCCGCCGACGCCGTCGAAGCGTCGGTCGAGCAGCAGCGGCATTGGTACGATGCTCTGTGCGCGCGCTTCGACCGCCCGCTGCCCCCTGATATGATCTTTGCGGACGGCATGGTCCAGCGCATCCCGATCCGGCGCTACCGGCCGCGCAAAATCCACACCCGGACCGTTCTGCTCTATCTTCATGGCGGCGGTTTCGTCGTCGGTTCGCTGGAGAGCCATCACGCCATCTGCGCGGAGATCGCCGATTTTGTCGGTGCGGAACTCGTTTCCGTCGATTACCGGCTGGCCCCCGAATATCGCTGGCCGGCGCAGACGGATGACGGCTTCGCGGTGTTGAAGCATCTGCTTTCCGCCAACAACAAAGTCGTGCTGATCGGCGACAGCGCCGGCGGCAATCTGGCGGCGGGCCTCGCCTTGCGGGCACGCGACGAGGACCTATCCGGCATCGTCGGCCAGGTTTTGATCTATCCGGCGCTCGGCGGTGACCTCGATGCGGGCTCCTATGTCGAGATGGCTAAGGCGCCTGGCCTGACGACGGCCGATGTCGCCTATTATCGCGAGATCCTGCAGGCGCCGGCAAGCAATGAGATCGCAGAACCGCTGCGTGCATCTTCGGTTGCCGGGCTGCCGCCGGCCTTCATCACCGTCGCGCATTTCGATCCGCTCCGAGACGATGGCCGGCACTATGCCACCCGGCTTGCAGCGGCAGGGGTCGAGGTCTGGTTTCGGGAGGAGCCGCAGATGGTGCATGCCTGGCTGCGCGCCCGCCACATGAGCGAGGGCGCAGGCGACGGTTTCCGCGCCGTTTGCGAGGCCGTCCGGCACTTCGCGGTGCCCTGA
- a CDS encoding CocE/NonD family hydrolase: MTSRGFTTIENEWITLKDGTRLAARIWMPDGAREDPVPAVFEFLPYRKRDGTCLRDESTYPEFAAAGIAGVRVDIRGSGESDGVIDGEYTESELANACELIAWIAAQPWSNGAVGMMGISWGGFNSLQVAALRPPALKALISIASTVDRYNDDIHYKNGCHLSAQLSWAATMLGYQSRPPDPALAGERWKEMWLERLAGEPFFMEDWLVHQRRDDFWRHGSISEDFSRVEIPTLVIAGWADGYRNTPLMAVEGLGSKAKALIGPWVHKYPHFAWPKPRMDFHGEAIAWWNKWLRGEDNGIDTLPQARAYILDSVRPAPRRNSDPGFWVAKDVWSPPQMQCFYVEQFGKLTEGMPIPHAPEHPVYLRSPLDTGTASGEYFTLKPDAEMAIDQRSDDAGSLVFDTMPLAGDYDYLGRPVLTLALRSRAAGGNLCARLIDVHPDGTAMRVAFGVVNLTHRDGNTDPKPLIPGERVSIRLVLDACGYRFRKGHRIRLSLSTAYWPMILPPPDDEGIEVDIAALGLGLPMLGEHQRIDIKEPANPDPLPKYIEHAAAATKRQVVRDLSANRTEYHIHEDTGLTEHPATGLSTRQLREEIWSISPDDPLSMTGTSTWICDMRRAEWFVRTVATAQIACTRTEWIISAVVTAFEDDVQIFEKDFAEKRIARDLM, from the coding sequence ATGACCTCGCGCGGCTTCACCACCATCGAGAATGAATGGATTACGCTGAAGGATGGGACGCGGCTTGCCGCGCGCATCTGGATGCCGGATGGCGCTAGGGAAGATCCCGTTCCTGCCGTCTTCGAATTCCTGCCCTATCGCAAGCGAGACGGAACTTGCCTCAGGGATGAGTCGACCTATCCCGAATTTGCGGCCGCAGGCATTGCCGGCGTGCGCGTCGATATCCGCGGATCCGGAGAATCCGACGGGGTCATCGACGGCGAATACACCGAAAGCGAGCTTGCCAATGCCTGTGAGCTGATCGCCTGGATTGCCGCGCAGCCATGGTCGAACGGCGCGGTCGGCATGATGGGCATCTCCTGGGGCGGTTTCAACAGCCTGCAGGTCGCGGCATTGCGCCCGCCGGCGCTCAAGGCCCTCATCTCGATCGCCTCGACCGTCGACCGCTACAATGACGACATCCACTACAAGAACGGCTGCCATCTCTCCGCCCAGCTCTCCTGGGCGGCGACGATGCTCGGTTACCAGTCGCGTCCGCCCGATCCAGCACTTGCCGGCGAGCGCTGGAAGGAGATGTGGCTGGAACGCCTGGCGGGCGAACCCTTCTTCATGGAGGACTGGCTGGTCCACCAGCGGCGCGATGATTTCTGGCGTCATGGCTCGATCTCAGAGGATTTTTCCCGCGTCGAAATCCCGACGCTGGTCATTGCGGGCTGGGCCGACGGCTATCGCAATACGCCTCTGATGGCGGTCGAGGGCCTGGGCAGCAAGGCAAAGGCACTGATCGGCCCCTGGGTTCACAAATATCCGCATTTCGCCTGGCCGAAGCCGCGCATGGATTTCCATGGCGAAGCAATCGCCTGGTGGAACAAATGGCTGCGTGGCGAGGACAATGGCATCGACACCTTGCCGCAGGCCCGCGCCTATATTCTCGATTCCGTCCGCCCTGCCCCGCGACGTAACAGCGATCCGGGTTTCTGGGTCGCCAAGGACGTCTGGTCGCCGCCACAGATGCAGTGCTTCTATGTCGAGCAGTTCGGCAAGCTGACGGAAGGCATGCCGATTCCGCACGCGCCCGAACATCCCGTCTATCTCCGCTCTCCGCTCGACACCGGGACGGCATCCGGTGAATATTTCACGCTGAAGCCCGACGCCGAAATGGCGATCGATCAACGCTCGGACGATGCCGGCTCGCTGGTCTTCGATACGATGCCACTTGCCGGCGATTACGACTATCTCGGCCGGCCGGTGCTGACGCTTGCACTGCGCTCCCGGGCGGCGGGCGGAAACCTCTGTGCCCGGCTCATCGACGTCCATCCGGATGGCACGGCAATGCGTGTCGCCTTCGGCGTCGTCAATCTCACCCACCGGGACGGCAATACGGATCCCAAACCGCTGATACCGGGCGAGCGAGTGTCGATCCGGCTCGTGCTCGATGCCTGCGGTTATCGCTTCCGCAAGGGGCATCGCATCCGCCTTTCGCTTTCCACCGCCTATTGGCCGATGATCCTGCCGCCGCCTGATGACGAGGGCATCGAGGTCGATATCGCGGCACTCGGCCTGGGGCTGCCGATGCTCGGCGAGCACCAGCGGATCGACATCAAGGAACCGGCCAATCCCGATCCGCTGCCGAAATACATCGAGCACGCGGCCGCCGCGACGAAGCGGCAGGTGGTCCGCGACCTCTCAGCCAATCGAACGGAATATCACATCCACGAGGATACCGGGCTCACCGAACACCCTGCGACAGGTCTCTCGACCCGGCAATTGCGGGAGGAAATCTGGTCGATTTCACCCGACGATCCGCTGTCGATGACCGGGACGTCGACCTGGATCTGCGACATGCGCCGGGCGGAGTGGTTCGTGCGCACCGTTGCGACCGCGCAGATTGCTTGCACCAGGACCGAGTGGATCATCAGTGCCGTGGTGACCGCTTTTGAGGATGACGTGCAGATCTTCGAAAAGGACTTTGCGGAAAAGCGGATTGCGCGTGACCTGATGTGA
- a CDS encoding ABC transporter ATP-binding protein: MPELLSVRNLKIEATSYPPGEPPRRVTIVDGVSFDLQKGKVLGLIGESGAGKSTIGLSALAYGRGGAEITGGEVRLAGADILALGKNGIRKIRGARVCYVAQSAAAAFNPAHRLGDQVIEASVKHGLMSKEEARKRALYLFRVLGLPNPESFGERFAHQVSGGQLQRAMTAMALCSNPELIVFDEPTTALDVTTQIDVLAAIKHAIEETHTAALYITHDLAVVAQISDDIMVLRHGKQVEYGSVQQIIEAPREDYTRALVNVRQAYREEAADQSTALLKVENVSAEYSNGFKVLHDVTLHVPKGQTLAVVGESGSGKSTLARVITGLLPPSSGRIVFDGKPLMPGLKSRPNDDLRRIQLIYQMADTAMNPRQTVRDIIGRPLTFYYGLRGAEKTARVKELLDQIEMGNGFVDRYPAELSGGQKQRVAIARALAAKPELILCDEPTSALDPLVAEGILKLLLRLQEEEQLSYIFITHDIAIVRAIADSVAVMHRGKLVRFGPKSTALSPPFDDYTDLLLKSVPEMEIGWLERVLATRRMESAGN; encoded by the coding sequence ATGCCTGAGCTTCTTTCCGTTCGCAATCTGAAGATCGAAGCCACCAGCTATCCGCCGGGCGAACCGCCCAGGCGGGTGACGATCGTCGACGGCGTTTCCTTCGACCTGCAGAAGGGCAAGGTGCTCGGCCTGATCGGCGAATCCGGCGCCGGCAAATCGACGATCGGCCTCTCCGCGCTCGCCTATGGCCGGGGCGGCGCGGAAATCACCGGCGGCGAGGTGCGGCTCGCCGGCGCCGATATCCTGGCACTCGGCAAGAATGGCATCCGAAAGATTCGTGGCGCCCGGGTCTGCTATGTCGCGCAATCGGCCGCCGCTGCCTTCAATCCGGCGCATAGGCTCGGCGATCAGGTGATCGAAGCGTCGGTCAAACATGGTTTGATGAGCAAGGAAGAGGCGCGCAAGCGTGCCCTTTATCTATTCCGCGTTTTGGGTCTGCCCAATCCGGAAAGCTTCGGCGAGCGTTTTGCCCACCAGGTCTCCGGCGGCCAGCTGCAGCGGGCGATGACGGCGATGGCGCTCTGCTCCAATCCCGAACTGATCGTCTTCGACGAACCGACCACGGCGCTCGACGTCACCACGCAGATCGACGTGCTGGCGGCGATCAAGCATGCGATCGAGGAAACCCACACCGCCGCCCTTTATATTACCCACGACCTCGCCGTCGTCGCTCAGATTTCCGACGACATCATGGTCCTGCGCCATGGCAAACAAGTCGAATATGGCAGCGTCCAGCAGATCATCGAGGCACCGCGGGAGGATTATACGCGCGCCCTCGTCAATGTCAGGCAGGCCTATCGCGAGGAAGCTGCCGACCAGTCCACGGCACTTCTCAAGGTGGAGAATGTCAGTGCCGAATATTCCAACGGCTTCAAAGTGCTGCACGATGTCACGCTGCATGTGCCGAAGGGACAGACGCTTGCGGTGGTCGGCGAATCCGGCTCGGGCAAATCGACCCTGGCGCGCGTCATCACCGGCCTGTTGCCGCCGAGCAGCGGGCGCATCGTCTTTGACGGCAAGCCGCTGATGCCGGGTCTGAAGAGCCGGCCGAACGACGACCTCAGGCGAATCCAGTTGATCTACCAGATGGCCGATACGGCGATGAACCCGCGGCAGACGGTTCGTGACATCATCGGCCGCCCGCTGACTTTCTACTATGGCCTCAGAGGCGCCGAGAAGACCGCGCGGGTCAAGGAATTGCTCGACCAGATCGAAATGGGCAACGGCTTCGTCGATCGCTACCCGGCCGAACTCTCCGGCGGCCAGAAGCAGCGCGTGGCGATCGCCAGAGCGCTGGCCGCCAAGCCCGAACTCATCCTCTGCGACGAGCCGACTTCGGCGCTCGATCCGCTGGTGGCGGAGGGCATCCTTAAGTTGCTGCTGCGCCTGCAGGAGGAAGAGCAGCTGTCCTATATATTCATCACCCACGACATCGCCATCGTCCGGGCGATCGCCGACAGCGTGGCGGTGATGCATCGCGGCAAGCTGGTGCGCTTCGGCCCGAAATCGACGGCGCTGTCGCCGCCCTTTGACGACTACACCGATTTGCTCCTGAAATCCGTACCGGAGATGGAAATCGGCTGGCTGGAACGGGTGCTCGCCACGCGGCGCATGGAAAGCGCGGGCAACTGA
- a CDS encoding ABC transporter permease, with product MRLRDIPITAWIGMTGIAVAFIFAIFAPWIAPYGETQVVGDVWAPADANYVFGLDNLGRDILSRLIYGARTTLLVSSAATVISFSLGIILSFTAAVSRGIIDTVFSRFNDLMMSIPTLIFALVVLAVLPQNLIVLILVMAILDSTRVYRLGRAVALDVAVMEFVEAAKLRGEGKLWIIFREILPNTLSPLLAEFGLRFAFSILFLSTLSFLGLGIQPPAADWGGMVKDNKDGIIFGISAALVPGTAIAVLAVCVNLVVDWLLKRTSSLKGGRGDA from the coding sequence ATGAGATTGAGAGACATCCCCATCACCGCCTGGATCGGCATGACCGGTATCGCCGTCGCCTTCATCTTCGCGATCTTTGCTCCCTGGATCGCTCCTTATGGCGAGACCCAGGTCGTCGGCGACGTCTGGGCGCCTGCCGACGCGAATTACGTCTTTGGCCTCGACAATCTCGGCCGCGACATCCTCTCACGTCTGATCTACGGTGCGCGCACGACGCTGCTGGTCTCGTCCGCCGCGACCGTCATCTCCTTCTCGCTCGGCATCATTCTGAGCTTCACCGCTGCCGTCTCGCGCGGCATCATCGACACGGTGTTTTCGCGCTTCAACGATCTGATGATGTCGATCCCGACGCTGATCTTCGCGCTGGTCGTGCTTGCGGTGCTGCCGCAAAACCTCATCGTGCTGATCCTTGTCATGGCGATCCTCGATTCCACCCGCGTCTACCGTCTCGGCCGCGCCGTGGCACTCGATGTCGCGGTGATGGAATTCGTCGAGGCGGCCAAGCTGCGCGGCGAAGGCAAGCTCTGGATCATCTTCCGCGAGATCCTGCCGAACACGCTGTCGCCGCTGCTGGCCGAGTTCGGGCTGCGCTTCGCCTTCTCGATCCTCTTCCTCTCGACGCTGTCCTTCCTCGGCCTCGGCATTCAGCCGCCCGCGGCCGATTGGGGCGGCATGGTCAAGGACAACAAGGACGGCATCATTTTCGGCATATCGGCAGCACTTGTGCCGGGCACTGCGATCGCTGTGCTTGCCGTCTGCGTCAACCTCGTCGTCGATTGGCTCCTGAAACGCACATCCAGCCTCAAGGGAGGGCGCGGCGATGCCTGA
- a CDS encoding ABC transporter permease produces the protein MTNPAPGILPGLRFRQRFPLLALILERFVLSLVLLFAVSILIFGGLEALPGDFATTYLGQSATPQAVANIRQDLGLNRPVTTRYVEWLGNAVQGDFGTSWASKNSVSEQIGKRLGNSLFLAGFAAVISVPLAVGLGMFSVHFRNRLPDKIINIISLAAISLPEFFIGYLLILFFAVKFGMATFPATVYDSMGFVERLKAIALPTATLVLVVLAHMMRMTRAAILSVMSSAYMETAELKGLSAFRAIVKHAAPNALAPIINVVALNLAYLVVGVVVVEVVFVYPGMGQYMVDAVTVRDMPVVQACGLIFAAVYIFLNMTADILAIIANPRLRHPR, from the coding sequence ATGACCAATCCTGCCCCAGGCATCTTGCCCGGCCTCCGGTTCCGGCAGCGTTTTCCGCTGCTGGCCCTTATCCTCGAGCGGTTCGTGCTCAGCCTCGTCCTGCTTTTTGCCGTTTCCATCCTGATCTTCGGCGGCCTGGAAGCCCTGCCCGGCGATTTTGCCACCACCTATCTCGGCCAGTCGGCGACGCCGCAGGCCGTTGCCAATATCCGTCAGGATCTCGGGCTGAACCGCCCGGTGACGACGCGCTATGTCGAGTGGCTCGGCAACGCCGTCCAGGGGGATTTCGGCACTTCCTGGGCCAGCAAGAATTCGGTGAGCGAGCAGATCGGAAAACGTCTCGGCAATTCGCTTTTCCTGGCGGGTTTCGCAGCTGTCATCTCCGTGCCGCTCGCCGTCGGCCTCGGCATGTTCTCGGTGCATTTCCGCAATCGCCTGCCGGACAAGATCATCAACATCATCTCGCTTGCGGCGATCTCACTGCCGGAATTCTTCATCGGCTATCTGCTGATCCTGTTCTTCGCGGTGAAGTTCGGCATGGCGACCTTTCCGGCAACGGTCTATGACAGCATGGGCTTCGTCGAGCGGTTGAAGGCGATCGCGCTGCCGACGGCAACCCTCGTGCTCGTCGTGCTCGCGCATATGATGCGCATGACACGCGCCGCGATCCTCTCCGTCATGTCGTCGGCCTATATGGAGACGGCAGAGCTGAAGGGCCTCAGCGCCTTCCGCGCGATCGTCAAGCACGCCGCCCCCAATGCGCTGGCGCCGATCATCAATGTCGTCGCGCTGAACCTCGCCTATCTCGTCGTCGGCGTCGTCGTCGTCGAGGTGGTCTTCGTCTATCCCGGCATGGGGCAATATATGGTCGATGCGGTCACCGTGCGCGACATGCCCGTGGTGCAGGCCTGCGGCCTGATCTTCGCGGCCGTCTACATCTTCCTCAACATGACGGCCGATATCCTCGCGATTATCGCCAATCCCCGGCTGAGGCATCCGCGATGA